A region from the Tigriopus californicus strain San Diego chromosome 9, Tcal_SD_v2.1, whole genome shotgun sequence genome encodes:
- the LOC131886768 gene encoding uncharacterized protein DDB_G0290685-like, whose translation MDKRQFSDPNPFEDAIKESNLTTINTDELSSTISDDAIDALMQALDNAAQGIEDAQVFSDDAFTTPAPSEETTTEAFFIPIDGDFLEPSETTISPDYVVQVEDYEDYDSPVSLSDRVVDTKEYNMTSYLTGLDTKIIFYLTAGGATLLDCSVYVQDNDLFSYENGTVLEVRYLPALYLVDGREDCGSLVEETGTTIFVRFIGAIQKSGNATVDISDTLNFSELEGRCVVIMLLEVTASGNVVTGGVDSGNSLPSTPNTDGDSLENAQNQEDEDVVQDLDNEDANTDIGSNLPAVDPEDPLAGFHPDSPSDILDANNEDSSSNFPPDLGEIAQPDSDPIQNMEGVEDMNAVTNPSVEQHPSLETDSMGNQDGSSINDQAMNDNADMFGNNNGNQNMPGENGQMGNLDGDPGTFEDNNSHGNNDGEGQGAVLGNNNGQDMLDDNNSDGDSSNGVNPDNGLDMFGNIDNPNMLQNNNNNPEVDPEMFGNNDNQGMFGDDSNNQGENQNMVGDNNQGDNPDNEQMMFGDNGNEDGFSNNQGGSNDHDSETMFGNNDNQSGYVWK comes from the exons ATGGACAAAAGACAGTTCTCTGATCCCAACCCATTTGAAGATGCCATCAAAGAGTCAAATCTAACTACCATCAATACAGATGAACTATCGTCCACCATTAGTGATGATGCCATTGATGCACTGATGCAGGCATTGGACAACGCGGCCCAAGGGATTGAGGACGCGCAAGTGTTTTCAGATGATGCATTTACCACCCCAGCTCCATCCGAGGAAACCACAACGGAGGCATTCTTCATTCCCATTGATGGAGATTTCTTGGAGCCAAGTGAAACTACTATATCTCCAGATTATGTTGTCCAAGTGGAAGATTACGAAGACTATGATAGTCCTGTGTCGCTGTCAGATAGGGTTGTCGATACCAAGGAATATAACATGACATCCTACCTCACGGGATTGGACACCAAGATCATATTCTATCTTACTGCGGGCGGAGCAACCCTACTTGACTGCTCAGTTTACGTACAGGACAACGACTTGTTTTCATATGAAAACGGAACAGTTTTGGAGGTGAGGTATCTCCCAGCACTCTACTTGGTGGACGGTCGTGAAGATTGTGGGTCATTGGTGGAAGAGACCGGCACCACAATATTTGTGAGGTTTATTGGAGCCATTCAAAAGTCCGGGAATGCAACGGTGGATATCAGTGATACTCTTAATTTCTCTGAACTTGAGGGAAGGTGTGTTGTGATCATGTTACTTGAAGTCACTGCCTCGGGAAATGTGGTGACTGGAGGTGTTGATTCTGGAAATTCCTTACCTAGCACTCCAAACACTGATGGGGACTCTTTAGagaatgcccaaaatcaggagGATGAAGATGTCGTGCAAGATTTGGATAATGAAGATGCTAACACTGACATTGGTTCCAATCTCCCAGCTGTAGATCCCGAGGATCCATTGGCAGGCTTTCATCCTGACTCACCATCCGACATACTTGATGCTAACAATGAGGACAGTAGTTCTAATTTCCCACCAGATTTGGGAGAAATCGCCCAACCAGATAGCGATCCTATTCAGAACATGGAAGGTGTTGAGGACATGAATGCAGTGACAAATCCAAGCGTGGAACAACATCCGTCCCTAGAAACTGACTCCATGGGCAACCAAGATGGTAGCTCTATTAATGATCAGGCAATGAACGACAACGCAGATATGTTTGGAAACAATAACGGAAATCAAAACATGCCTGGTGAAAATGGTCAAATGGGCAATTTGGATGGAGATCCAGGCACTTTCGAGGACAATAACAGTCATGGTAACAATGATGGGGAAGGGCAAGGAGCTGTGCTTGGAAACAACAACGGCCAAGATATGCTTGACGACAATAATAGTGACGGTGATAGCTCAAACGGAGTCAACCCTGATAACGGCCTTGACATGTTTGGCAACATTGATAATCCCAATATGTTAcaaaacaataataacaaccCTGAAGTAGATCCAGAGATGTTTGGGAACAATGACAACCAAGGCATGTTTGGAGATGACAGCAATAACCAAGGAGAAAATCAGAACATGGTGGGGGACAACAACCAAGGCGATAATCCTGATAATGAACAAATGATGTTTGGGGACAATGGAAATGAGGATGGATTCTCCAACAATCAAGGAGGGAGCAACGACCATGACAGTGAGACTATGTTTGGAAATAATGACAACCAA TCCGGGTATGTTTGGAAATAA